ACGCCGACAGCGTGTAGTGGCTGCCGGGGACGAACTCGGTGAAAGTGTAGGGGCCGCAGCCGGCGTCGTGGGTCTTCAACCAATCCTGCGCCAGGTCATCACCTTTGGCGTTGGCGGCCACCGCCGTCGGGCTCACCGCGAACGGCTGCCACGGGCACGCCAGATAGTGCATGAAGGCGTTGTTGGGCTCTTTCAGCGTCACGATGAACGTCGTCGGGTTGGGCGCCGCGGTCCCGGCCACCCCGGCAACCATGTATGCCGGGCCCTGGTTGACGGCCGCGCGGCGCTCAAAGCTCTTCACCCAGGCCTGCGCGTCGGCGATCGTGCCGTCGTGGAACTTCACGTTCGGATGCAGCGTAAAGGTATAGGTCATCTGGTCCTCGGAGACCGTCCAGTTCTCGGCCAGACCGCCGATGATGTCGGCGGTGCCGGGCTGGTAGCGCACCAGGCCCTCGTACGCCGATTCCATCACCTGTACGCCTTCGCCCTCGTACATGATGTCCGGGTCCGGCACCTGCATATCAGCGAGGAACGGCATCTTCAGGGTCAGTGTGCCCTTGGTCGATCCACCGCCCCCGGCTCCGCAGGCCGCGAGGAACGAAGCCAGCGTCAGTCCGCCGATGGTGAGGCCGCCGGCCTTGAGGAAGCTGCGGCGGTCCAGTCCGGTGGGCGGTGGTACGTGATGGGGCACGGATTCTCCTACGTAGCGGGACTCTTGGCGGCAGAGCACGGCATACGCTGGCGTGCGTCGGTACCGCGCAGTAAAGCCGGGTCACGTGACGCATCGGCGTCGCGTCGGTGCCTCGTGTATTACGCCGGTCCCCCGCTCAGGCCTTCGCGCTGCGTTATTTCGCATCGCCATATCGCCGGTGCGCCGCGCGGTGGGCCAATAGACTCGGGGCGGGAGTGGCTCGACGGCGAGCCGCGTCCGTGAGGGGGATCCCATGTGGGACTCATTCTGGGACTATCTGTGGTCGGCAGTGGTGATCTTCGCGTTCATCGCCTACCTGATCATCTTGTTCAACATCCTCACTGATCTGTTCTGGCGTGATCACAAGACGTCCGGGTGGATCAAGGCGATCTGGGTGGTCTTCCTGATCCTGCTGCCCTACCTCACCGCGCTGGTGTACCTCATCGCCCGAGGCGGTGGCATGGCTCAGCGTGCACGCGAAGCGGCGTTCGCTGCCCAGCGGGAGACCGACGACTACATCCGCCAAGCGGCAGGCCGCTCCCCGGCGCAAGAGATCGCGGACGCCAAGGGACTGCTGGACAACGGCGTCATCACCGAGGCCGAGTTCGACGCGCTCAAGGCCAAGGCGCTGAGCGGCTGACGGCCGGCGCCGAACGTCAGAACAGGGCGAACTGGTCGCCGACGGTCGTGGGATCGAAGAAGTCCTCGATGCCGGTGCCGCCGACGACGTGGTCGACGGCGCGCATGAACTCGGCGTCCGAAAGCACCGGCACGCCGAACTCGTGGGCCTGGTAACCCTTGCCCTGTTCGACGTCCGCCTGGTTGCAGATGACCAGCGAGGTCACCGGGTCCACGTTGTCGACGTAGGCCAGGCCGGCGGTGCCCATCCGCTCGATCAGTTCCTCGTGGGTGTGGCTGACCTCGGCCGAGACCGCGACGCGCATGCCCTTCACCAGCGGGCGTCCCGGGACGTAGCGGCCGGGGTTGAGGTACGGGCACGGCGTCCGCGCGGCCACCATCTTCAGCGGGTGCAGTTCGTCATGGGTCACCCGGCCGTTGGGCCACAGCCGCCGGCCGACCGGACGCGTCGGCAGCCACGCCCTGCGTTCCCGGGCGCGGGCCAGCGTCGGCTTGAGGATCTGGGCGAGCACCTGCGCGTCGTCGAGTGCATCGTGCGGTTTGAGCTGCGGCACGCCCCAGTGTGCGGCAAGGGTCTCCAACCGCAGGTTCACCGTGCCCAGGTCGAGGCGGCGGGCGAGTTCGACGGTGCACATCACCGAGTCGATGGGAAGTTCGGCGCCGACCAGTTCGGCCTCGGAGGTCAGGAACGAGTAGTCGAACCCGACGTTGTGGGCGACGAGCGTGCGGCCGCGCAACAGCTCGGCGAGGTCTGCGACGACGTCACCGAACCGCGGTGCGCCCTCCAGCATCTGTGCGGTCAGCCCGTGCACGTGGGTGGGCCCCGGGTCCACGCCCGGATTCAGCAGCGTGGCGAGACTGTGCTCGACGTTGCCGTCGTCCCCCACCGCGAGTGCGGCCAGGCTCACGATGCGCGCCTGGCCGGGCCGGAAACCCGACGTCTCGACATCGACGACGGCCCAGCCTGTACCGGTATCGACCGCAGGTCGTCCCCAGCTGTGGCTCACCACTTCAGACTGGCACGCCCCTCCGACAATCCTCGGATCGCAGCGGTGCGTGTCGGGCACCTAAACTGCCGGGGATGGTCACCCCTCGAGGACGCGCCGCGCTGTCGGCCGGAGCCGCCGCGCGGTGGGCGTCGCGCGTCACCGGGCGCGGGGCGGGCGCGATGATCGGCGGGCTCGTCGCGATGACGCTGGACCGCTCGCTGCTCGGCCAGCTCGGCGCCGGCCGGCGCACGGTCGTCGTCACCGGCACCAACGGCAAATCCACCACCACGCGGATGACCGCGGCGGCGCTGGGCACCCTCGGCGCGGTCGCCACCAACGCCGAGGGCGCGAACATGGACGCCGGCCTGATCGCCGCGCTCGCCGCCGACCGCAACGCCGGGCTCGCGGCGCTCGAAGTCGACGAGATGCACGTGCCGCACGTGTCCGACGCCGTCGACCCGTCCGTCGTGGTGCTGCTGAACCTGTCCCGCGACCAGCTCGACCGGGTCGGTGAGATCAACCACATCGAACGCACGCTGCGCGCCGGCCTGGCCCGGCATCCGAAGGCGGTCGTGGTGGCCAACTGTGACGACGTGCTGATGACGTCGGCGGCCTACGACAGCCCCCGCGTGGTCTGGGTGGCCGCGGGCGGCAGCTGGGCCAACGATTCGGTGAGCTGCCCGCGCTCCGGCGAGGTGATCGTCCGCGACGGCACCGACTGGTATTCGACCGGCACAGATTTCAAGCGGCCAGACCCGCAGTGGTGGTACGACGACACCCACCTCCACGGCCCCGACGGCCTGTCGCTGCCGATGACGCTGGCGCTGCCGGGCGCGGTGAACCGCGGTAACGCGGCGCAGGCCGTCGCCGCCGCGGTCACCCTGGGCGCCGACCCGGCAGCCGCGGTGGCCGCCGTATCGGGGGTCGACGAGGTGGCCGGGCGCTACCGGACGGTGCGGGTGGGCGACCACACGGCGCGGGTGCTGCTGGCCAAGAACCCCGCGGGCTGGCAGGAAGCGCTGTCGATGGTCGACAAGCACGGCGCGGGGGTGGTGATCGCGGTCAACGGGCAGGTGCCCGACGGGGAGGATCTGTCGTGGCTGTGGGATGTTCGGTTCGAGCACTTCGAGGACACCCAGGTGGTGGCCGCCGGTGAGCGGGGCACAGACCTCGCGGTGCGCCTCGGATACGCCGGCGTCGGGCACACGCTGGTGCACGACACCCTCGCGGCGATCACGTCCTGCCCGCCGGGCCACGTCGAGGTGATCGCGAACTACACGGCGTTCCTGCAACTCAACAGGCGGTTGGCGCGCTATGAGTGACTCCACGGTCCGCATCGGGTTGGTGCTGCCCGATGTGATGGGCACCTACGGCGACGGCGGCAACTCGGTGGTGCTGCGGCAGCGGCTGCGGTTGCGGGGCATCGACGCGGAGGTCGTCGAGATCACGCTGGCCGATCCGGTGCCCGCCGAACTCGACCTCTACACCCTCGGCGGCGCAGAAGACTACGCACAGCGGTTGGCGACCAAACACCTACAGCGCTATCCGGGCCTGCAGCAGGCCGCCTCCCGCGGCGCCCCGGTGCTGGCGATCTGCGCGGCCATCCAGGTACTCGGCCACTGGTACGAGACATCGTCGGGGGAACGGGTCGACGGCGTAGGGATGCTCGACGTCACCACCTCACCGCAGCCGGCCCGCACGATCGGCGAAGTGGTCTCCCAGCCGCTGGTCCCCGGGTTGTCCGAGAAGTTGACCGGCTTCGAAAACCACCGCGGCGGAACAACTCTCGGCCCTGACGCGGCACCGCTGGCACGGGTCGAGAAGGGTGCGGGCAACCGCGACGGTGACGGCGTCGACGGGGCGGTGCAGGGCAGCGTCATCGCGACGTACCTGCACGGCCCGTGCCTGGCCCGCAATCCGGAGCTGGCCGACCACCTGCTGAGCAAGGTCGTCGGCGACCTGCCGCCGCTGGATCTCCACGAGGTGGCGCGGCTGCGTCGGGAACGGCTGACGGCACCGCGGCGGGCCTAGGCCGCCCGGCGCCGCACCACCGGGGCGCCGACGGGACAGCCACGGCCGGCCAGGGCCGTGCAGACCCGCGCCAGCCAGTCGTGCGGATGCTCCTCGGCGATGACCCGAATGACGATCCAACCCCGCTCTTCGAGCATCCGCAGCCGGGCGATGTCCTTGACGTACTGCGCGCGATCCTTGCGGTGGTGGTCACCGTCGTACTCGACCGCCACCATGAACTCGCGCCAGCCCATGTCGAGGAACGCGACCGGGCGCGACCCGTCGACCACCGGAATCTGAGTCTCCGGTCGCGGCAGACCCGCGTCGTGCAGACACAACCGCAGCCGGCTCTCGCGCGGTGAGGCCGCTCCGCCGTCGACGAGCGGCAGCAACTCGCGCACCTGCCGTAGCCCGCGGGCGCGGGGATATCGCCCCGCCAGCGCCATGACCTGGTCGACATCGAACCGCTGATTCCACATCAGGGCGTCCAGCCGCTCCAGCGCCTCACCGCGCTCCAGGTGGCGTGCGAGGTCGAAGGCGGTGCGCACCCTCGTCGTCACGGGGAGCCCGGACCTCCGGGTGATCTCGTCCTCTGCGACTCTCTCGGTACGCGGGATCAAGCCCTCCTGCGGCCTGCAGTTCGCACCGACGACCTCGATGGGCGTGGACGGGTCCACCCAGGGCGCACCGTGCAGGGAGGCCGCGGCGACACCCGCGACGACTCCACGCCGGCCGGTCGCTAGCCAGGCGCCGATCGCACGGTGGCGCAGCGAGGCCGCGGAGCGCTTGGAGAGGTACACACCGCGGTACAGCACGGTGTAGTTCATGCGGAGGTCATGGCGGGTCACCACGCCCGCGGCCAGTGCCTCGCCGCCGAGGATCACGTCGCTCATGGGTTGCATACTGCGCGAGGGGTCTGACATTTCTCGAAATCGACGTTTCGTAGCCATCGGCCGAGAGGACCTCTACAAAACGTCGGTTTCGCGTGCGACGGATCGTGCCGCGATATCAGGCCATGGCGCGGCGACCGGCCAGCGCACGGCCCAGCGTGAGTTCGTCGGCGAACTCGAGATCGCCGCCCATCGGCAGCCCCGACGCGATGCGTGTGACGCTCAAGCCCGGGATGTCGCGCAGCATCCGCACGAGATAGGTGGCCGTCGCCTCGCCCTCGGTGTTCGGGTCCGTGGCGATGATCACCTCGGCCACGTCGACGCCGTCGACCCGCTCGCCGATCCGGTTCAGCAACTCACGGATGCGCAACTGGTCGGGCCCCACCCCGCTCAACGGGTCGAGCGCGCCGCCCAGCACGTGGTAGCGGCCGCGGAACTCCCGCGTCCGCTCGACGGCCTGCACATCCTTGGGCTCCTCGACCACGCAGATCAGCGAGGCGTCCCGCCGGGGGTCGCTGCAGATGCGACAGCGGTCCGCGTCGGAGACGTTGCCGCACACCTCGCAGAACTTCACCCCGTCGCGGATCCGATTGAGCACCGCGGTCAGCCGGTCGATGTCGGGGGGCTCCACGCTCAACAGATGAAAGGCGATGCGCTGGGCGCTCTTCGGCCCGATCCCCGGCAGCTTGCCGAGTTCGTCGATCAGATCCTGTACGGGCCCCTCGAACAAGTCAGAGGCCCGGGATGCCCAGGCCGCCCATGCCGCCCGCGAGCGGCCCGAGCCGGTCGTGCGCGAGGATGGTGACCTGCTTGGCGGCGTCGGCGATCGCGCCGACGACGAGGTCCTGCAGCGTCTCGACGTCGTCGGGGTCGACGACCTTGGGGTCGATGGCCACCGCCACCACGTCACCGCTGCCCCTCATCGTCACCTGCACCAGGCCGCCGCCGGCCTGACCGTGCACCTCGGAGTTGGCGAGTGACTCCTGCGCCTCCATCAACTGCTGCTGCATCTGCTGCGCCTGGGCGAGGAGTGCTGACATATCGGGCTGGCCACCACCGGGTTGCATGACTGGTCCCCTTGCATGTTGATGTCGCGTTGGTCTCGACTTGGTTTCTGTCGCCCGTATCCGGCGCTTTGGGGTTTAAGCGTAGTCGGCACGCGGGCTACGGTGGCGCCCGTGCCTGCCAGCCTGCGT
Above is a window of Mycolicibacterium baixiangningiae DNA encoding:
- the recR gene encoding recombination mediator RecR; this translates as MFEGPVQDLIDELGKLPGIGPKSAQRIAFHLLSVEPPDIDRLTAVLNRIRDGVKFCEVCGNVSDADRCRICSDPRRDASLICVVEEPKDVQAVERTREFRGRYHVLGGALDPLSGVGPDQLRIRELLNRIGERVDGVDVAEVIIATDPNTEGEATATYLVRMLRDIPGLSVTRIASGLPMGGDLEFADELTLGRALAGRRAMA
- a CDS encoding type 1 glutamine amidotransferase, which produces MSDSTVRIGLVLPDVMGTYGDGGNSVVLRQRLRLRGIDAEVVEITLADPVPAELDLYTLGGAEDYAQRLATKHLQRYPGLQQAASRGAPVLAICAAIQVLGHWYETSSGERVDGVGMLDVTTSPQPARTIGEVVSQPLVPGLSEKLTGFENHRGGTTLGPDAAPLARVEKGAGNRDGDGVDGAVQGSVIATYLHGPCLARNPELADHLLSKVVGDLPPLDLHEVARLRRERLTAPRRA
- a CDS encoding DEDDh family exonuclease; protein product: MVSHSWGRPAVDTGTGWAVVDVETSGFRPGQARIVSLAALAVGDDGNVEHSLATLLNPGVDPGPTHVHGLTAQMLEGAPRFGDVVADLAELLRGRTLVAHNVGFDYSFLTSEAELVGAELPIDSVMCTVELARRLDLGTVNLRLETLAAHWGVPQLKPHDALDDAQVLAQILKPTLARARERRAWLPTRPVGRRLWPNGRVTHDELHPLKMVAARTPCPYLNPGRYVPGRPLVKGMRVAVSAEVSHTHEELIERMGTAGLAYVDNVDPVTSLVICNQADVEQGKGYQAHEFGVPVLSDAEFMRAVDHVVGGTGIEDFFDPTTVGDQFALF
- a CDS encoding Mur ligase family protein, which encodes MVTPRGRAALSAGAAARWASRVTGRGAGAMIGGLVAMTLDRSLLGQLGAGRRTVVVTGTNGKSTTTRMTAAALGTLGAVATNAEGANMDAGLIAALAADRNAGLAALEVDEMHVPHVSDAVDPSVVVLLNLSRDQLDRVGEINHIERTLRAGLARHPKAVVVANCDDVLMTSAAYDSPRVVWVAAGGSWANDSVSCPRSGEVIVRDGTDWYSTGTDFKRPDPQWWYDDTHLHGPDGLSLPMTLALPGAVNRGNAAQAVAAAVTLGADPAAAVAAVSGVDEVAGRYRTVRVGDHTARVLLAKNPAGWQEALSMVDKHGAGVVIAVNGQVPDGEDLSWLWDVRFEHFEDTQVVAAGERGTDLAVRLGYAGVGHTLVHDTLAAITSCPPGHVEVIANYTAFLQLNRRLARYE
- a CDS encoding YbaB/EbfC family nucleoid-associated protein encodes the protein MQPGGGQPDMSALLAQAQQMQQQLMEAQESLANSEVHGQAGGGLVQVTMRGSGDVVAVAIDPKVVDPDDVETLQDLVVGAIADAAKQVTILAHDRLGPLAGGMGGLGIPGL
- a CDS encoding SHOCT domain-containing protein; protein product: MWDSFWDYLWSAVVIFAFIAYLIILFNILTDLFWRDHKTSGWIKAIWVVFLILLPYLTALVYLIARGGGMAQRAREAAFAAQRETDDYIRQAAGRSPAQEIADAKGLLDNGVITEAEFDALKAKALSG